In Ciconia boyciana chromosome 17, ASM3463844v1, whole genome shotgun sequence, the genomic stretch AAATGGGGGGGTCCAGATCTGTCCCCCAAAACAGCCGCTGAGTCCTGCTCCTGGGGAGTGCATGAGGCTCCCGGGATGCACGCGCTGCCGGAGAGCATCCCCGGCACCCGGCGCGTCCCTGGCTCcgcggggtccccggggtggtGCTGGCCGGGCGGGAGCCGTCGTCTCGTACCAGGTCCCAGAGGCCCAGCTGCCGCTCGCTCATCTTGCTGAAGCCGGTGGTGAAGATCTTGCCATCGGCCATGAAGATGGCGCGGATAGGGCGGGCGCCGTCATGCGGTTTGGCTTTCTCCTGCGCTGGCCGTTAGCGGGTTAAAACCAAAGACAGAGACGCGCGCGGGTGCGGGCGGTTAGTAGGGTCAGGTAGGCGCGGGGGGACGACCCGGCGGGATGGTGGGGCGGACACTGCGAGGGCACTCACCGCCAGGACCTGCTGCTTGCGGGGGTCGATGACGCGGACCTTCTTGTCCTTGCAGGTGGTGACGAGGAGGCTGCCGTTGCGGTTCCAGCCCACGTTGTAGATGAGGTCGGTGTGCATGtcctccagcaccagcagcgTCTCCCCCGTGCCCACGTTCCAGAGGATCACCAGGTTGTCACAGCCTGCGGAGGACCGACAGGGTGGACGCCGTCACCCCACGAATCCCACTCGACCCCGGGGAGTGTGAGCCGGGACCCCCTTACCTGCGCTGAGCAGGACGTTGCGGGCGGTGGGGTGCCAAGAGATGATGCCCACCCGCTTGGAGTGTCCCTCCAGCGTCACCACCGGCTCCGTGATGTTGCGCACGGGGACGTAGTCGGGGACCTGCCACACCTGGGGGGTACGGAGAGTGCGATGTGGGGCGGTGGGGATCACCCTGCGGTGAGCGCTAAGTGGCTGAGGGCCTTGGAGCCAATTAACCTCATCGTTAATCCTggctcaggctgcagggaaggtggtgagggaacagcagcagcgcctgcatcctggggtgcatccCCAGCACTcggggtgctggtgggcacAGGGAGGGGGGCAAGGCTGGGGCACAGCCCCcagtgtgtgtccccccccagctaTTCTGGGTGCTGAGTCGCTGGGGCGGGTATATTTAGCACAAACTGCTGCATCATGGAGAGAGCAGCCGCCGCCAGCGCAAACGCATGGCACCGGGGCTAAAAATAGGCCAGTGACACTTCGCAGGCGGCGAAGGCGGGGGGATGCTCCGTGCCGCTCCCCCAGCGCTCGCCACCCCCCCTCCCGCCTGGGGTCCGGCCCCTCACCATGACGGTGGTGTCCTCGGAGGCGCTGGCGATGACGTTGTCGTTGTGGGGACACCAGTCGATGTCCAGCACGGGTGCTGTGTGCCCCGTCACCAGCGGGTAGTTCTTGTCCACCCGTCCCGTCTGCAATGCCGAGGTGCCAGGATGAGTCCTCAGCGGCCGGGGAGGCCCTGCCAGGtgccccccaagccccagcctggccaccACGCGCGGCTGTGGCATAAGCGGGGACACGCAGGGTGCCCTGGCGGTGGCCAGAACTTTGCACCCGCCTCAAAGGGGGACGCTGGGGCACCCAGTGGGAATGGGGCTCACTTGGCACAAGGCCCCATAGGGACATGGAGGGGAACGATGTGCCCCGGGAGAGGTTGGTTTGTGTCCCCTCTGATGgcaaggaggggctggggaccctCTCCCGGCCTCTCTGcgggggtgggcagggcagATCCCCACCCCACTGGGATGCTCCCTGGGCATTGCGTGTCCCCGGGGAATTTAGGCTGGGGAGAAAGCAGCTGGGGGTTTCCAGCATCACCTCGGTCGCCCCGGGACATCACCCTTCGCAGGTGCCGATGACCACCCCAGGCTACCTCTGCCCCGAGCCCCCACGTGAGGACGGGGACGTTGGGGCAAAgccggggggctctggggccacagcagccccccaTCAGCACGTCCCCCCCAATACATCCCGGGGGGGCCAGACCCCGGCAGCCTTTCCGCTCACCTTGGCGAGGGGCAGGACGATGAaggcccccccgccgccggaCTCCACGATGATGGCCACAAACTTGGGGTTGACAGCACAGAAGGAGCTGTCCCACGTCACCTTGGAGACGCGGATGTCCTCATACATCTGGTCAGCCTTCACCGGCTGCCCAAAGACGTGCCGGAACTTGCTCTGGCGCACCACGCGGCGGCTcatggctggggggggcagagggtCAGGCCACGACCCCGCCCTGGCACAGCATGGAGGGGTTTCGACCCCCTCAGGCCTCGTGCTCTGAGAAACCCCCCTACCCTGGGCACAGGGGGAAGCCTGGGGACACAGAGATGGTGGGGGATGAGGGTGCAGGATGGTGCCCGACGTGGTCCCGACCCTGCGGCAGGGACCGGGGCAGTCCTGGTGCAGGGGGGTGTGGGTGCTGCAAGTGCTGGGGACGGGCATCCTGCGGCCGGAGCCGCTTGACGGCTGCTCAGGGACACGGCCGTGCCGTGATGTGCAGCTGTGCCGTGCCCTGTGGCTGTGCCGTGCCCCACGGCTGTGCCGTGCCCCACGCCTGGCACTGGGGTTGGCACATGAGCAGCTGCAGTAGAGAAGCGGGGCTGAGGGGAGTTTGGGGCGGACACGGAGGAGCCGTGCACCAGGTCACACTTGTCTCCTTACGTCCCATCCTGCATCGCTGGCCCGAGGTCACCTGGCTCAACCCCGCACCCAGGAATGAGGCTGTGCCTCCAGTGTTGCCCACCCCACGCCTCCCCCCTTGggcccctgccctggggctccACGTGTGCCACCCACTCTGCACCCCAACCCGCTCGCTGGCACTAACCCGGGCGAGGGCTGGACCCGGCACAGCCACGCAGCCCCACGGGCACGCCAGGGCGGGAAGAAGCCCCCCGTACTCAGCACAGCCCCCGCGGGGTCTCCATCCCTCAGCCACAGCCAGGCATGCTGCCTGCAACCACCCATCTTCATTCCGAGCCTGCGCTGCTCCTGGGACCTTCCTGGGGCCACCGAGCCCCTTGGGACCCTGAAACCCCTGGAGCTGGGGCTTTGCAGGACCCATGAGCCACTGACCGCCCCAGGGACTCCCCTGTGCTCTTTTGGGGCCTCAGCCATTGCCGGGGGCCGTATCCAGCCACCAAACCACAGCCCagagggctgggcagggctgcccccAGCCTGTGGGGCCAGTGTGGGCAGAGGTAGGAGCAGATCTGCCCCTCCGCGTCCCGGCCAGTGGCTTTTGGCCAGGGCACGTGCAGCGCCAAGCCAAGCCACATCTGCCCGGTCCCTGGGCGTCCCCAGGGGTCCCCACGGCCCTTCAGCATCGCCCCTGGCCTGGC encodes the following:
- the CORO6 gene encoding coronin-6 isoform X1, encoding MSRRVVRQSKFRHVFGQPVKADQMYEDIRVSKVTWDSSFCAVNPKFVAIIVESGGGGAFIVLPLAKTGRVDKNYPLVTGHTAPVLDIDWCPHNDNVIASASEDTTVMVWQVPDYVPVRNITEPVVTLEGHSKRVGIISWHPTARNVLLSAGCDNLVILWNVGTGETLLVLEDMHTDLIYNVGWNRNGSLLVTTCKDKKVRVIDPRKQQVLAEKAKPHDGARPIRAIFMADGKIFTTGFSKMSERQLGLWDLKNFEEPIALQEMDTSNGVLLPFYDPDSSIVYLCGKGDSSIRYFEITDEAPYVHYLNTYSSKEPQRGMGFMPKRGLDVSKCEIARFFKLHERKCEPIVMTVPRKSDLFQDDLYPDTPGPEPALEADEWLSGKDAEPILISLRDGYVPVKNRELKVVKKNILDNKPPPGRRHSHSTCNPDFSQPALEEVLEEIRALKETVQAQEKRISDLENKLCQFTNGTD